The following proteins are encoded in a genomic region of Montipora foliosa isolate CH-2021 chromosome 8, ASM3666993v2, whole genome shotgun sequence:
- the LOC137968294 gene encoding tigger transposable element-derived protein 6-like encodes MKKKDDIVSAFEGGLYKDKRKKMKQSTFPDLDKALSEWFCKVRAMNIPVSGPLLQEKAQYFAEHLGHENFKASNGFLDKFKERHGITGQAVCGEEKSVDPGIVETWSERLPDICQGYSKKDRFNADETGFMWKATPTQTLNLRREKCTGANCSSHVSVADLTNVKLIFFPPNCTSKLQPADQGIIQNVKVHYRKTMIRRMLQCLDENKPAEAINLKDAVFMMAKAWDDVSITTISNCWNKAGFPDDVAEPSHDLFESDEEEETDESDGGLWGSITHHCPAYAEISFSECCD; translated from the exons ATGAAGAAGAAGGACGACATTGTTAGTGCCTTTGAAGGAGGATTGTACAAAGACAAACGAAAGAAGATGAAACAGTCGACTTTTCCAGATCTGGATAAAGCGCTCTCTGAATGGTTCTGCAAGGTTCGAGCCATGAATATCCCAGTTAGCGGACCACTCTTGCAGGAAAAAGCCCAGTATTTTGCAGAACATTTGGGGCACGAGAACTTCAAGGCAAGTAATGGCTTTCTAGATAAGTTCAAGGAAAGACATGGAATTACAGGCCAGGCTGTATGTGGTGAAGAGAAGAGCGTAGATCCTGGTATTGTTGAAACTTGGAGTGAGCGTCTCCCGGATATTTGCCAGGGCTACAGTAAGAAAGATCGCTTCAATGCTGACGAAACTGGATTTATGTGGAAAGCTACCCCGACTCAGACACTAAACTTGAGACGAGAAAAATGCACTGGTG CTAACTGTTCTTCTCATGTTAGTGTCGCTGATCTGACGAACGTAAAGTTGATCTTCTTTCCTCCTAACTGCACAAGCAAGTTACAACCAGCAGACCAAGGCATAATCCAGAATGTTAAAGTCCATTATCGCAAGACAATGATCAGAAGGATGTTGCAGTGTTTAGATGAAAATAAACCTGCCGAAGCAATCAACCTCAAAGATGCTGTTTTTATGATGGCCAAAGCCTGGGACGATGTAAGCATCACGACAATCAGCAACTGCTGGAATAAAGCAGGATTCCCAGATGACGTAGCAGAGCCATCTCATGATCTGTTTGAGTCGGACGAGGAAGAAGAAACAGATGAATCTGACGGAGGCCTATGGGGAAGCATTACCCATCATTGTCCCGCTTATGCAGAGATATCATTCAGTGAATGTTGCGACTGA